One genomic region from Tachysurus vachellii isolate PV-2020 chromosome 22, HZAU_Pvac_v1, whole genome shotgun sequence encodes:
- the LOC132838133 gene encoding DENN domain-containing protein 2D-like: MMKKIYSMFSSLQDKLHRDKGEKKALTPAVDAPPPFECTHTLGRPPFFEYLVVVSVRKRSSGDEGYEPQIIYQFPKAISQSQREKEELCLKAITLFCFPEGVSWAPLTEYHSETFSFVLTEMDGSRRNGYCRRLLPLGKGARPPEAYCIISTLACFSLFSKIFDEVEKRRQISMAMIYPFMQSLRETPFPAPGQTATIKSFIPESGTEMIRLTRPVDSWLEHVEFRSLFHCLSDEEVLQVFAATLLERRIIFIAEELGTLSQVLHAVAALLFPFIWQHTFISIVPKVLLDVYLAPTPYLLGIQRNLLHLLSEHTDLLIVDLTSQSESKFITRIGDEDTLIPSRLKEELLQDLCRRKHNPTAEEMNSVVSEAFISFFVKTVGHFADHIKHQGGNKQLRTFQKKSFLKAVESKENRNFVRQFIQTQMFDLFIQEEEKHDNHEGFFHKKILEFQQRRKERLRNGGAKGLVV, from the exons ATGATGAAGAAGATCTACTCAATGTTCTCCTCTCTCCAGGACAAACTGCACAGAGaca aaGGTGAAAAGAAAGCGTTGACCCCTGCTGTTGATGCTCCGCCACCTtttgagtgcacacacacacttgggcgGCCACCATTTTTTGAGTACCTGGTGGTggtgagtgtgagaaagaggagCAGTGGGGATGAAGGCTATGAGCCACAGATCATATATCAGTTCCCTAAAgccatcagccaatcacagcgtGAGAAGGAGGAGCTCTGTCTCAAGGCCATCACACTCTTCTGCTTCCCTGAGGGGGTCAGCTGGGCCCCACTGACTGAGTACCacag tgaGACATTCTCATTCGTCTTGACTGAGATGGATGGTAGCAGGAGGAACGGTTACTGCAGGAGACTGCTG ccgttaggtaaaggagcacgcCCCCCAGAGGCCTACTGCATCATCAGTACCCTTGCCTGCTTCAGCCTCTTCTCTAAG atctttGACGAGGTTGAGAAGAGGCGTCAGATCTCCATGGCGATGATTTATCCATTCATGCAGAGTCTCAGAGAAACACCGTTTCCTGCTCCGGGACAAACCGCCACAATCAAGAGCTTCATCCCTGAGTCGGGAACAGag atgATCCGTCTGACTCGTCCAGTGGATTCCTGGTTGGAACACGTCGAATTTCGCTCGTTGTTTCACTGTTTATCAGATGAGGAGGTTCTGCAAGTTTTTGCTGCCACTTTGCTGGAACGACGAATCATCTTCATCGCTGAGGAGCTCGG caCTCTCTCTCAGGTGTTACATGCTGTTGCTGCTCTACTCTTCCCCTTCATCTGGCAGCACACGTTCATCTCCATTGTTCCTAAAGTTCTCCTGGATGTGTATTTAGCACCAACGCCGTATCTCCTTGGCATCCAGAGGAACCTGCTGCATCTTCTCTCTGAGCACACTGAT CTGCTTATTGTTGACCTgaccagccaatcagagagcaagttTATCACCAGA ATCGGAGATGAGGACACGCTGATCCCCAGCAGACTGAAAGAGGAGCTGCTACAGGATCTCTGCAGACGGAAACACAACCCTA CTGCAGAGGAGATGAACAGCGTGGTGTCTGAAGCCTTCATCAGCTTTTTCGTGAAAACTGTTGGACATTTTGCAGATCATATCAAGCATCAGGGAGGAAACAAACAGTTGAGAACATTCCAGAAAAAGAGCTTCCTCAAAGCTGTGGAGTCCAAGGAGAACCGGAACTTTGTCAGACAATTCATTCAGACACAGATGTTCGACTTGTTCATCCAAGAGGAGGAGAAACACGACAACCACGAAG gatttttcCATAAGAAAATTTTGGAATTTCAGCAGAGAAGAAAGGAGCGTCTGAGGAATGGAGGAGCGAAGGGGCTTGTCGTAtga
- the LOC132838134 gene encoding DNA damage-regulated autophagy modulator protein 2-like, which translates to MWWFQEGLCILPVSLVIWTAATFVFAYITAVELRHVDPFVPYISDTGTVAPERCVFGIMLSVSAFLGIATMYVRYKQVEALTDQGEKQLLKLNNVGFVLGCISSFGMCVVANFQKTTLFSMHLVGAVLTFGVGALYILTHTLVSYHMQPHIHTKQVFWIRLIIGLWTFSSIISMFVSSVILYSSLPGLEVHKKLHWNPGELGYTAHMVSTVSEWSLAFSFISFFLTYIRDFQKISLRGEVDLQSSNLHDSTHFGSTWIPGETSPLLAGSI; encoded by the exons ATGTGGTGGTTTCAGGAGGGGTTGTGTATTCTGCCTGTATCACTGGTCATTTGGACAGCAGCTACATTTGTTTTTGCTTACATCACAGCAGTGGAGCTGAGACACGTCGACCCGTTTGTCCCCTACATCAG tgacACAGGTACAGTTGCTCCTGAGAGGTGTGTGTTCGGGATCATGCTCAGTGTCTCAGCCTTTCTCG gcattgCCACTATGTATGTGCGTTATAAGCAAGTTGAGGCTCTCACTGATCAGGGAGAAAAGCAACTACTGAAGCTCAATAATGTGGGCTTTGTGCTCGGCTGCATCAGTTCCTTCGGCATGTGTGTGGTGGCAAACTTCcag aaGACAACGTTGTTCTCAATGCACCTTGTGGGTGCAGTGCTGACGTTTGGCGTGGGTGCGCTCTacattctgacacacacactcgtttcGTACCACATGCAGCCgcacatacacaccaaacaaGTCTTCTGGATTCGACTGATCATCGGGCTCTGGACCTTCAGCAGCATCATCAGCA tgtttgtaTCCTCAGTCATTCTGTACAGCAGCCTGCCAGGATTAGAGGTGCATAAAAAACTCCACTGGAACCCTGGAGAActt ggttACACAGCTCACATGGTGAGCACAGTCTCTGAATGGTCTCTGGCTTTTTCCTTCATCAGCTTCTTTCTCACCTACATCAGAGACTTTCAG AAGATCAGCCTGAGGGGGGAGGTGGACCTTCAGAGCAGCAATTTGCATGACTCCACCCATTTTGGTTCAACATGGATCCCTGGAGAGACATCCCCCTTACTGGCTGGATCCATCTAA